Proteins encoded together in one Erinaceus europaeus chromosome 11, mEriEur2.1, whole genome shotgun sequence window:
- the LOC132541456 gene encoding neuroblastoma breakpoint family member 6-like — translation MAKWFLPLYGPLEDKFLLEEDQELQTQMALCKRDFRVLNDRVLGTVATAGYLDHVLWSYEHQNDQEAVREQEPVAPRVQIIICKETIISFIPDLSAKEITDQEDKELEMITTRLVLLLPELADPHAPWLLPNGRCLTFASLPDVSDNYWPHRSSAFQAWEEEGISPAQPGAENHPDSEEHKNSSHLSLSNISRESLEGEEDEYSLDERYLTPSFDYDVSECCRPCSHDEQEGSTQDGAELDSEPFIGWKNPSKPEGDAFENLESSKAEGLVSHLPLASDAPQRRVLKVSTVAVAPGN, via the exons ATGGCAAAGTGGTTCCTGCCACTGTACGGGCCTCTGGAGGACAAGTTCCTGCTAGAGGAGGACCAGGAGCTGCAGACCCAGATGGCCCTGTGCAAGAGGGACTTCCGGGTCCTCAATGACAGGGTCCTGGGGACTGTAGCCACTGCTGGCTATCTGGACCACGTCTTGTGGAGCTATG AACATCAGAATGACCAGGAAGCAGTGAGAGAACAAGAGCCAGTGGCCCCCAG GGTGCAGATAATCATCTGCAAGGAAACCATAATATCTTTCATTCCAGACTTGTCAG ctaaagaaatcaCTGACCAGGAGGACAAAGAACTTGAGATGATAACTACAAG GCTCGTCCTCCTACTCCCAGAACTGGCAGATCCTCATGCCCCCTGGCTTTTGCCAAATGGACGCTGCTTGACTTTTGCCTCCTTGCCTGATGTGTCTGACAACTACTGGCCCCACAGGAGCTCTGCCTTCCAGGCCTGGGAGGAAGAGGGAATCTCTCCTGCTCAGCCTGGAGCTG AAAACCATCCTGATTCAGAGGAGCACAAAAACTCGAGCCATCTGTCTCTCAG cAACATCAGCAGGGAGTCACTTGAGGGAGAAGAGGATGAGTACTCCCTGGATGAACGCTACCTGACTCCTTCCTTTGACTATGATGTGTCAGAGTGCTGCAGACCTTGCAGCCATGATGAGCAGGAGGGCTCTACTCAGGATGGAGCAG AACTGGACTCTGAGCCTTTCATTGGATGGAAGAACCCTTCCAAGCCAGAGGGTGATGCTTTTGAGAACCTGGAAAGCAGCAAGGCAGAGGGTCTAGTCAGTCATCTACCTCTGGCCTCAG